A DNA window from Malus domestica chromosome 12, GDT2T_hap1 contains the following coding sequences:
- the LOC103423637 gene encoding probable WRKY transcription factor 38: MEWSWSDSVLSNRERVMEELIQGRELASQLSTAYDNRSVVNGDDEGSAEGFVNTLLILNGKESDQEFVSDQIQGNSSGVSGGGGGVSDGGSVVSGGGGGGGGVSDGGSVVSGGGADLSSWDANHDHAATIKSEDYTEEEISCKSTSTFKDGRGSYKRRKTTHSWTRDTPGLIDDGHAWRKYGHKVIHNAKHPRNYFRCTYKFDQGCKATKHVQQVQDHPSVLRTTYYGTHTCRDYFKTSDLVLDCTNLRDSSMFISFDNANCLTNKQEDPFFASFASSSVKEELIVKAASDHTLTSHDNHWLPSDYLVSPDDLMAFKSSGPVSGFSSSIDQYDGDDDVFSRIIGELI; encoded by the exons ATGGAGTGGTCGTGGTCGGACAGTGTGCTCTCAAATAGGGAGAGGGTTATGGAGGAGTTGATCCAAGGCCGTGAACTGGCAAGTCAACTTAGTACGGCTTACGATAACAGGTCAGTTGTTAACGGTGATGATGAGGGATCGGCTGAAGGTTTTGTTAATACCCTTTTGATTTTAAATGGGAAGGAGTCTGATCAGGAGTTTGTTTCTGACCAGATTCAAGGAAATAGTAGTGGTgttagtggtggtggtggtggtgttagTGACGGTGGTAGTGTTgttagtggtggtggtggtggtggtggtggtgttagTGACGGTGGTAGTGTTgttagtggtggtggtgctgatTTATCATCTTGGGATGCTAATCATGATCATGCAGCTACTATTAAGTCTGAAGATTATACTGAGGAGGAGATCAGTTGTAAGAGCACTTCAACCTTCAAGGATGGTAGAGGTTCTTACAAGAGAAG AAAGACTACACACTCTTGGACTAGAGATACTCCTGGTTTGATTGACGATGGTCATGCATGGAGAAAGTATGGACATAAAGTTATCCACAATGCGAAGCATCCTag GAACTACTTTAGATGCACTTACAAATTCGACCAAGGGTGCAAAGCAACCAAGCATGTTCAACAAGTTCAAGATCATCCATCAGTGTTACGAACCACATATTATGGCACCCACACGTGCAGAGACTACTTCAAAACTTCTGACCTGGTATTGGATTGCACAAATCTTAGAGATTCTTCAATGTTCATTAGTTTTGACAACGCCAATTGTTTGACAAACAAACAAGAGGACCCATTTTTCGCATCCTTTGCTTCATCATCAGTTAAAGAAGAACTGATTGTCAAGGCAGCAAGTGATCATACGCTGACAAGCCACGACAACCATTGGCTACCGAGTGATTATCTCGTGTCGCCAGATGATCTGATGGCATTCAAGTCCTCTGGGCCCGTGAGCGGGTTTTCATCAAGCATTGATCAGTATGATGGTGATGACGATGTGTTTTCGAGGATAATAGGCGagttaatttga